Proteins from one Malaya genurostris strain Urasoe2022 chromosome 2, Malgen_1.1, whole genome shotgun sequence genomic window:
- the LOC131431920 gene encoding eEF1A lysine and N-terminal methyltransferase homolog yields the protein MNLLPKTTTEFGSTEYWNQFFKKRGQKAFEWYGEYLELCEQLNKYVKVKDEILIVGCGNSKLSLDLYDVGFKKITNIDISPVVIKQMQEANKIERPDMLWYHMDATAMKFSEEKYSVVLDKGTLDALFTDESNSTVDTVRRYLSEIVRVLRVGGRYVGISLLQEHILRELLTFFPENEFVFRVVRCWEAEKKTATDNSDGSTMPVFMVVATKFKKLPMKVYELCMTNEQIQRVQKPEEIVLSVACAQKAAMICNGLARGSIAGLNEISLDLHKPGEDVPRYTIHVLDQAPVRGNGKYAAFIVPQGRETEWLFSTPKGRQKLLASAGHNRLATVSMHRGQTYSSQDAVKDELSESIRSLAPGGLQAQIPYLSLGTDVGKRETIFSGHSTLSGDYIIEEVLGNDNKIFRRLVFLNNQFVIQSEAAIKVQKIKGKSKKIVDPGYLACQHHLYMTIGVQLAASLTTDASKKSLDNVMVVGLGGGGLCTFIHQCLRNTNLVAVEIDPEMLSVATNYFGLTLDNRLKVEVKDGLDYLNDGVRAGSEEHFKAILIDVDSKDATQGMSCPPKAFVEQPVLENCKKLLAGDGMFVLNLVCRDDCLREKVVEGLKQVFQFVLSYKLEEDVNEIFYCTDNDALDSGASWQAAMKRSAQEINALAKRFRLSGSDLVDLDELVEGLTL from the exons ATGAATCTTCTTCCAAAAACTACAACTGAATTTGGATCTACTGAATATTGgaaccaatttttcaaaaaacgagGACAAAAAGCATTTGAATG GTACGGTGAATATCTGGAGTTATGTGAGCAGCTTAATAAGTACGTCAAAGTGAAAGACGAAATCCTCATTGTTGGTTGCGGGAATTCGAAATTAAGCTTGGATTTGTACGATGTTGGGTTCAA AAAAATCACCAACATCGATATTTCGCCAGTGGTCATCAAGCAGATGCAGGAAGCCAACAAAATCGAACGACCGGACATGCTGTGGTATCACATGGATGCCACCGCGATGAAGTTCAGTGAGGAAAAGTATTCTGTTGTGCTGGATAAAGGAACGCTTGATGCATTGTTCACGGATGAATCGAATTCGACGGTCGACACCGTCCGAAGGTATTTATCCGAAATCGTCCGAGTGCTGCGCGTTGGCGGTCGATACGTGGGCATTTCCTTGCTGCAAGAGCATATTTTGCGAGAGTTGTTGACATTTTTCCCAGAAAATGAGTTCGTGTTTCGTGTGGTACGATGCTGGGAAGCTGAGAAGAAAACTGCCACGGACAATAGCGACGGTTCAACCATGCCCGTGTTTATGGTTGTGGCAACCAAGTTCAAAAAGTTACCAATGAAAGTGTACGAGCTGTGTATGACGAATGAACAGATTCAGCGCGTACAAAAACCAGAAGAAATTGTCCTTTCGGTCGCATGTGCCCAGAAGGCAGCCATGATTTGCAACGGTTTGGCTCGGGGAAGCATTGCCGGTTTGAACGAGATTTCTTTGGATCTCCATAAGCCAGGAGAAGATGTACCTCGCTATACTATTCACGTACTCGATCAGGCACCGGTACGAGGTAACGGAAAGTATGCCGCCTTTATTGTGCCACAGGGACGCGAAACCGAGTGGTTGTTTTCAACGCCGAAAGGTAGACAAAAACTGCTCGCCTCCGCCGGTCACAATCGATTGGCCACAGTTTCGATGCATCGTGGGCAAACTTATAGCAGCCAGGATGCCGTCAAGGACGAACTGTCCGAAAGTATCAGATCGCTGGCCCCTGGTGGACTACAAGCACAG ATTCCTTACCTTTCACTCGGGACAGACGTAGGCAAGCGAGAAACCATCTTCAGCGGTCACAGCACCTTGTCCGGAGATTATATCATCGAAGAAGTTCTAGGGAATGACAATAAGATTTTCCGAAGACTCGTTTTTCTCAACAATCAATTTGTGATACAATCGGAAGCCGCTATCAAAGTACAGAAAATCAAgggaaaatcgaagaaaattgtcGATCCCGGTTATTTGGCATGCCAGCATCACTTGTATATGACGATTGGGGTTCAACTAGCCGCAAGCTTAACCACAGATGCTAGTAAAAAGTCTCTGGACAATGTGATGGTGGTTGGCCTTGGTGGAGGCGGTCTCTGTACGTTCATTCATCAATGTTTAAG AAACACCAACCTGGTGGCCGTTGAGATTGACCCGGAAATGCTATCGGTGGCTACCAATTACTTCGGTTTGACACTGGACAATCGATTGAAGGTGGAAGTAAAAGACGGACTTGACTACTTGAACGATGGCGTCCGAGCTGGTTCGGAGGAACATTTCAAGGCGATTCTGATTGACGTTGATAGCAAAGATGCCACCCAGGGAATGAGTTGTCCACCGAAGGCTTTCGTGGAGCAGCCGGTTTTGGAAAATTGTAAAAAGTTACTGGCCGGTGATGGAATGTTTGTTCTGAACCTAGTTTGTCGCGATGACTGCCTAAGGGAGAAGGTTGTGGAGGGATTGAAACAGGTGTTCCAATTTGTTTTGTCCTACAAACTGGAGGAAGACgtaaatgaaatattttactgCACGGACAACGATGCATTGGACTCGGGGGCAAGCTGGCAGGCGGCAATGAAACGATCCGCTCAGGAAATAAATGCCCTAGCCAAGAGGTTTCGACTCAGCGGAAGCGATCTAGTCGATCTGGATGAACTTGTTGAAGGGTTGACGCTCTGA